The Pirellulales bacterium genome includes a region encoding these proteins:
- the ettA gene encoding energy-dependent translational throttle protein EttA — translation MSEKYIYTVADLSKKHGPKEVLKNIWLAFYPGAKIGVLGKNGAGKSTLLRIMAGQDKNFEGEARLTDGYTVGYLSQEPQLNPAKTVQGNVDEAVAHIRAILTRFDEINTRLGEPMEPDEMEKLLAEQAKVQDQIDLHNAWELDRQIEIAMDAVNLPPGDADVTKLSGGERRRVALCKILLEKPDLLLLDEPTNHLDAESVHWLERHLAEYAGTVVAVTHDRYFLDNVAKWILELDRGRGIPWEGNYSSWLEQKQARLAVEEKQATARQKTLQRELEWIRLAPRARQAKSKARINAYEQLSNQRFEEREQEFEIQIPPGKHLGSLVVEMKNVSKGYGDNQLFENLSFRLPPGGIVGVIGPNGAGKTTLFRLITGEEKPDKGEVKIGDTVELGYVDQNRDALKAENTVYQEISGGTDVLEMGGRKINSRAYLARFNFTGTDQQKKVGDLSGGERNRVHLAKLLRRGCNLLLLDEPTNDLDVDTLRALEEAIVNFAGCVVVISHDRWFLDRIATHIISFEGDGYVHVCDGNFAAYEEERRRRLGQDADQPHRFKYKKLVH, via the coding sequence ATGTCCGAAAAATACATCTACACCGTTGCCGATCTCTCCAAAAAGCACGGCCCCAAAGAGGTCCTCAAAAACATCTGGCTTGCCTTTTATCCCGGCGCAAAAATCGGCGTGCTAGGCAAAAACGGAGCCGGCAAAAGCACGCTCCTCCGCATCATGGCCGGCCAGGACAAAAACTTCGAAGGCGAAGCCCGTCTCACCGACGGCTACACCGTCGGCTATCTGTCGCAGGAGCCGCAACTCAACCCCGCCAAAACCGTGCAGGGCAATGTCGACGAAGCCGTCGCTCACATCCGCGCCATTCTCACCCGCTTCGACGAAATCAACACCCGCCTCGGCGAGCCGATGGAGCCCGACGAAATGGAAAAGCTCCTGGCCGAGCAAGCCAAAGTGCAAGATCAAATCGATCTCCACAACGCCTGGGAGCTGGACCGCCAAATCGAAATCGCCATGGATGCCGTCAATCTCCCGCCGGGCGATGCCGACGTCACCAAGCTTTCCGGCGGCGAGCGTCGCCGTGTGGCCCTCTGCAAAATCCTGCTCGAAAAGCCCGACCTGCTGTTGCTCGACGAGCCCACCAACCATCTCGATGCCGAAAGCGTTCACTGGCTGGAGCGCCATCTGGCCGAATACGCCGGCACCGTCGTCGCCGTCACGCACGATCGATATTTTCTCGACAACGTCGCCAAGTGGATTTTGGAACTCGACCGCGGCCGCGGCATTCCCTGGGAAGGCAACTACAGTTCCTGGCTGGAGCAAAAGCAGGCTCGCCTGGCCGTGGAAGAAAAACAGGCCACGGCCCGCCAAAAAACGCTGCAGCGCGAACTGGAATGGATTCGCCTCGCCCCCCGCGCCCGCCAGGCCAAAAGCAAAGCCCGCATCAACGCCTACGAGCAGCTTTCCAACCAGCGCTTCGAGGAACGCGAGCAGGAATTCGAAATCCAAATTCCGCCGGGCAAGCACCTCGGCTCGCTGGTCGTCGAAATGAAAAACGTCAGCAAAGGCTACGGCGACAATCAACTGTTCGAAAATCTCAGCTTCCGCCTGCCGCCCGGCGGCATTGTCGGCGTCATCGGCCCCAACGGAGCGGGCAAAACCACGCTGTTCCGCCTCATCACCGGCGAAGAAAAGCCCGATAAGGGCGAAGTCAAAATCGGCGACACCGTCGAGCTGGGCTACGTCGATCAAAACCGCGACGCCCTCAAGGCCGAAAACACGGTCTATCAAGAAATTTCCGGCGGCACCGACGTGCTCGAAATGGGCGGCCGCAAAATCAACTCCCGTGCTTACCTGGCCCGTTTCAACTTTACCGGCACCGATCAGCAGAAAAAAGTCGGCGATCTGTCCGGCGGCGAGCGCAACCGCGTACACCTGGCCAAACTTCTCCGCCGCGGCTGCAATCTGCTGCTGCTCGACGAGCCGACCAACGATTTAGATGTGGATACGCTCCGCGCTCTGGAAGAAGCAATCGTGAATTTCGCCGGCTGCGTGGTCGTCATCAGCCACGACCGCTGGTTCTTAGACCGCATCGCCACGCACATTATTTCCTTCGAAGGCGATGGCTACGTCCACGTCTGCGACGGCAACTTCGCCGCCTACGAAGAAGAACGCCGCCGCCGCCTCGGCCAAGACGCCGACCAACCCCACCGGTTTAAATACAAGAAACTAGTGCACTAA
- a CDS encoding PilZ domain-containing protein: MGKTLNGETAETAGKHKLKTLEPVVMFIRRVIRGEKFFPGSERRTSLRYPVTMPVRATPLDERQVPNGEAFLGVTRDISVGGLCMYHLESVESRYLQLELTGNTVNEERLNVVLEVVRCRQTGPFFEIAGRFVGYA; encoded by the coding sequence ATGGGAAAAACTTTGAATGGCGAAACAGCCGAGACGGCGGGAAAGCACAAATTGAAAACCCTGGAGCCGGTGGTGATGTTTATTCGGCGCGTGATCCGGGGCGAAAAATTTTTCCCCGGCTCGGAACGTCGCACCAGTTTGCGGTATCCGGTGACCATGCCGGTGCGGGCCACACCGCTGGACGAGAGGCAAGTTCCCAACGGCGAGGCATTCCTGGGGGTCACACGCGATATTTCCGTGGGCGGGTTGTGCATGTATCACCTGGAATCGGTCGAATCGCGCTATTTGCAATTGGAGTTGACCGGCAACACCGTCAACGAAGAGCGGCTGAACGTGGTGTTGGAAGTGGTGCGTTGCCGCCAGACCGGACCATTTTTCGAAATCGCCGGGCGGTTTGTCGGTTATGCCTGA